A genomic window from Candidatus Binatia bacterium includes:
- a CDS encoding NAD(P)-dependent oxidoreductase — protein sequence MKVVVLDGYTVNPGDNPWDELAQLGELTLYDRTPAEHLLLRACDADVLLVNKVPLTAQTLANLPALRFISVLATGYNVVDVAAARRRGVPVSNVPEYGTDSVAQHVFALLLELCHQAGAHHAAVMAGEWVRAPDFCFWKTPPIELAGLTMGIIGFGRIGRRVGAIA from the coding sequence ATGAAGGTAGTCGTGCTTGACGGCTATACCGTCAACCCGGGAGACAACCCCTGGGATGAACTTGCCCAGCTCGGCGAGCTGACGCTGTACGATCGCACGCCGGCGGAGCACCTCCTGTTGCGTGCCTGCGATGCGGACGTGCTACTGGTGAACAAGGTCCCTTTGACGGCACAGACGCTGGCAAATTTGCCCGCGCTGCGGTTCATCTCCGTCCTGGCTACAGGTTACAACGTGGTCGACGTGGCTGCGGCACGGCGGCGCGGCGTTCCGGTGTCCAATGTGCCGGAGTACGGGACCGATTCCGTGGCGCAGCATGTCTTCGCGCTGTTGCTGGAGCTGTGCCATCAGGCCGGTGCGCATCATGCGGCGGTGATGGCCGGCGAGTGGGTGAGGGCGCCGGATTTCTGTTTTTGGAAGACCCCGCCCATCGAGCTGGCTGGCCTGACGATGGGCATCATCGGCTTCGGACGCATCGGCCGGAGGGTGGGTGCGATCGCCCA